The sequence CTGGGTGAGCCCGCCTCCGGACTTCGGCTCGCACGGGCTGCACCTGCTGGAGCACAAGCGCCCGTACCTCAACATCCCCTTCTTCATCGGGCGCGCCGTCCTCTACTTCGCCATCTGGGGCGTGGTGGGCTGGCTGCTGTACCGCTGGTCCGTGCGCCAGGACGCGGAGCCCGGCATCAGCGAGCGCGGCGTGCAGTTCACGAAGTGGCAGCGCCGGCTGTCCGCGGGCACGCTGCCAGTGCTGGTGCTGTGTCTGTCCTTCGCCTGCCTGGACTGGCTGATGTCGATGGAGCCGCTGTGGCAGTCCACCGTGTACGCGCTCTATGTGGGCTGCGGCGCCATCGTCGCCGCGCTGGCCACCGTGGCGGTGCTGGCCGCCCTCTGGCGCGGGCCCGGTGAGTTCGGCGCGCTGATGGGGCCGCACCACTTCCGCCGGCTGGCCACGCTGCTCCTGAGCTTCGTGTGCCTGTGGGCCTACTGCGGCTACTCGCAGTTCATGCTGATGTGGGTGGCCTCGCTGCCGGAGGAGGTGACGTGGTTCCGCGCCCGGCTCGACGGCGGCTGGCTCCCGGTGGCGGTGCTGCTCGCGGTGGGCCACTTCGGCGTGCCCTTCTTCCTGCTGCTCCAGAGGCGCATCAAGGAACGGCCGCGCTCGCTGGCGTGGGTGTCCGCGTGGCTGCTGCTCATGCACGTGGTGGACGTGTACTGGCTGGTGGTGCCCGCGCTCCATCCACGTGACGGCTCCTTCCATTGGACGGCCCTCACCGCATGGGTCGGCGTGGGCGGGCTCACCGTGGCGGCGTGCCTGGCCCTGGTGCGCGGTGGCTACACCGTGCCCGTGAGGGACCCGTTCCTCCTCCACTCGCTGCGGGTGCCCGAGATATGAGCCGCGAGTACACGCCGCCACCGGCGGACCCCGGGCAGCTTCCCATCAAACGCATCGCGCTGGTGGGGGCAGGCTGGCTGGTGCTCATCGCCGTGTCGGTGCTGGCCACGCGCTTCTGGCAGGAGCGCAGCCGCCCCTCGTCGCGCGCGGCGCCGCCCGCCGTCATGGGCCGCGCGGAAATCGGCATCGTCAACCAGCGCCCCTTCACCCTGGAGGACCAGGCCCCGCGCTTGCGCGGCGAGCAGCAGTCGCGGCTGGGCGGCTACGGCTGGGTGGACCGGGACGCGGGCGTCATCCACATGCCGGTGGAGCGCGCCGTGGACGCCGTGCTCGCGGAGGAGGGCGCGCGGCCATGAACGATTTCCTGCGGCGCATCCTCTTCCTGCCCGAGCAGGGCTCCACGCTGGCCTCGCGCGTGGACGGCATCCATTACTTCATCATCATCACCACGTTCATCGTGGGCGCGGGCATCGGCCTTACCGGCTTCGTCTTCCTGGTGCGCTACCGGCGCCGCCAGGCCCATGCCCTCACTCCCCAAATCGAGGCCCCAGCCTGGCTGGAGGCCATCTACATCAGCGTGCCGCTGTCCTTCTTCCTGCTGTGGGGCGCGCTGGGCTACCAGGACTACGTCTGGTCGCGCACGCCGCCCGAGGGCGCGCTGGACGTCTACGTCACGGGCAAGCAGTGGATGTGGAAGTTCGCGCACCCGGATGGCCCCGGCGAGGTGAACGTGCTGCACGTGCCGGCGGGCCGCCCGGTGCGGCTGCTCATCACCTCGCGCGACGTCATCCATTCCTTCTACGTGCCCGAGTTCCGCCTGAAGATGGACGCGCTGCCCGGCCGCTACACGGAGACGTGGTTCGAGGCGGTGCGCCCGGGGCGCTACCAGGTGCTGTGCGCGGAGTACTGCGGGCTGGACCACTCGCACATGCGCGCGGAGGTGGTGGCGCTGGCGCCCGCCGAGTTCGAGGCGTGGCGCGCCCAGCGGAAGGGGGCCGAGGTGGCCTCGGGCGCGGGCGTCTCCGAGCCGCTGGTGGAGCAGGGCCGGGCGGTGGCCACGCGCGCGGGCTGCTTCCAGTGCCACACGGTGGACGGCACGCCGCACATCGGCCCGACGTGGCGCGGGCTGTACCTGCGCGAGGAGCCGCTGGCCTCCGGAGGCACCATCCGCGCCGACGTGGCCTACCTCACCGAGTCCATGATGGACCCTCAGGCGAAGCTGGTGGCGGGCTTCCAGCCGGTGATGCCGTCCTTCCAGGGGCGGCTGAGCGCGGCGGAGGTGGCCTCGCTCGTCGAATTCATCCAGTCGCTGCGGCCGGAGCGCCCCGTGCCTCCCGCCGCGCAGGAGCCGGTGTATGAGCCTCGAGGGCGCTGAGCCGGCGATGCCGGAGGAGCACTACCTCAATTCCGAGCGCGGGCTGTGGTCCTGGCTCACCACGCACGACCACAAGCGCATCGGCGTCATGTTCCTGGCGACGCTGCTGTGCACCTTCCTGCTGGGCGGCGTGTACGCGCTGGCGCTGCGGGTGGAGTTGCTCACCCCCGGGGAGACGGTGATGGGGCGGCTGGCCTACAACCGGGCCTTCACCCTCCATGGCGTCATCATGGTGTGGCTGTTCCTCATCCCCTCCATCCCCACGTCGTTCGGCAACTTCCTGGTGCCGCTGATGATTGGCGCGCGCGACGTGGCCTTCCCGCGCCTCAACCTGGCCAGCTTCTACATCTTCATCCTGGGCGCGGTGATGACCGTGTGGGCGATTCTCCAGGGCGGAGTGGACACGGGGTGGACCTTCTACACGCCCTTCAGCACCGCCA comes from Pyxidicoccus parkwaysis and encodes:
- the coxB gene encoding cytochrome c oxidase subunit II, whose product is MNDFLRRILFLPEQGSTLASRVDGIHYFIIITTFIVGAGIGLTGFVFLVRYRRRQAHALTPQIEAPAWLEAIYISVPLSFFLLWGALGYQDYVWSRTPPEGALDVYVTGKQWMWKFAHPDGPGEVNVLHVPAGRPVRLLITSRDVIHSFYVPEFRLKMDALPGRYTETWFEAVRPGRYQVLCAEYCGLDHSHMRAEVVALAPAEFEAWRAQRKGAEVASGAGVSEPLVEQGRAVATRAGCFQCHTVDGTPHIGPTWRGLYLREEPLASGGTIRADVAYLTESMMDPQAKLVAGFQPVMPSFQGRLSAAEVASLVEFIQSLRPERPVPPAAQEPVYEPRGR